One Aegilops tauschii subsp. strangulata cultivar AL8/78 chromosome 7, Aet v6.0, whole genome shotgun sequence genomic window carries:
- the LOC109747904 gene encoding uncharacterized protein gives MKAKKLRVAAMAALCVLLVLVEQQQVAAMSEFCHCYRDCYSECRQDAPRCLCLPSCVNYCSSSPGTSQATVGADGGATCRMACKLDLSVCGWSAEPDDAADATICIQNCNRKWGHKAN, from the exons ATGAAGGCCAAGAAGTTGAGGGTGGCCGCCATGGCCGCGCTGTGCGTGCTCCTGGTCCTCGTGGAGCAGCAGCAGGTGGCTGCCATGTCCGAGTTCTGCCACTGCTACAGAGACTGCTACTCCGAGTGCAGGCAGGACGCACCGCgctgcctctgcctcccatcCTGCGTCAACTACTGCAGCTCCAGCCCCGGCACCAGCCAGGCCACTGTCGGCGCCGACGGCGGCGCGACATGCAGGATGGCCTGCAAGCTGGACCTGAGCGTCTGTGGCTGGTCGGCGGAGCCAGACG ATGCAGCTGACGCCACGATCTGCATACAAAACTGCAACAGGAAATGGGGCCACAAGGCCAATTGA